A genomic stretch from Nocardia wallacei includes:
- a CDS encoding DUF4326 domain-containing protein yields the protein MPKRVQLTHDQSWNADDRTVIVAEPSRWANPFRAGAHPGATRAAVTDQFRDWLIYSDDAKAAATRAALPELRGMDLACWCAPGSPCHGDVLLALANDENEDRAAG from the coding sequence ATGCCGAAACGGGTGCAGTTGACACATGATCAGAGCTGGAACGCCGACGACCGCACGGTGATCGTCGCCGAACCGAGCCGCTGGGCGAACCCCTTCCGCGCGGGTGCGCACCCGGGCGCGACGCGCGCAGCGGTCACCGACCAGTTCCGCGACTGGCTGATCTACAGCGATGACGCCAAGGCCGCGGCCACCCGCGCCGCCCTGCCCGAACTACGCGGCATGGACCTCGCCTGCTGGTGCGCCCCCGGCTCCCCCTGCCACGGCGACGTCCTCCTCGCCCTCGCCAACGACGAGAACGAAGACCGCGCCGCAGGCTGA